One Oncorhynchus nerka isolate Pitt River linkage group LG5, Oner_Uvic_2.0, whole genome shotgun sequence genomic window carries:
- the LOC115129160 gene encoding alcohol dehydrogenase class-3-like: MLTKHKYTTNHRRKIQINRTQRVEHSRGAGHVIKCQAAVAWEAGKHLSIEEVEVAPPKVHEIFATGVCQTDAYTLRGSNPEGLFPVILGHEGAGTIESVSEGVTKFKPGDTVIPLYVPQCGECKFGKNPKTNICQKIRIIQGRGLMPDNTSRFTCKGKQLFHFMGTSTFSEYTVVSDILVAKVDEKAPLDKVCLLGCGISTGYGAALNTAKVEPGSTCAIFGLGAIGLAVIMGCKVAGATRIIGVDINPDTFDVAKEFGATEFVNPKDHSKPIQEVLVEMTDGGVDYSFECIGDVGIMRAALEACNKGWGKSILIGLACWKSVESVPKLVTDYMNKKLKVDEFVNHTLPFDQINEGFDLLHAGKRRRVREPLQALTPQPARRAFMPPPDHLAPLSQPAHRAFMPLPDRQALMPQPGSPDGIEPMWKDERNKRGGRWLITLSKQERRAELDHFCL, from the exons ATGCTAACGAAACACAAGTATACGACAAACCACAGGCGGAAGATACAGATCAACCGCACGCAGCGAGTGGAGCACTCAAGAGGGGCTGGCCAT GTGATTAAGTGCCAGGCGGCTGTAGCATGGGAGGCTGGGAAACACTTGTCAATTGAGGAGGTGGAGGTAGCCCCACCGAAGGTCCACGAA ATCTTTGCGACGGGGGTGTGTCAAACGGATGCCTACACTCTGCGCGGCAGCAACCCTGAGGGACTCTTCCCTGTCATCCTGGGTCATGAGGGCGCCGGGACAATCGAGAGCGTGAGCGAGGGAGTCACCAAGTTCAAGCCAG GTGACACCGTCATCCCATTATATGTGCCACAGTGTGGTGAGTGCAAATTCGGCAAAAACCCCAAGACCAACATCTGCCAGAAGATCAG GATAATCCAGGGCCGGGGTCTGATGCCCGACAACACCTCACGGTTCACCTGCAAGGGCAAGCAGCTGTTTCACTTCATGGGGACCAGCACCTTCTCCGAGTACACGGTGGTGTCCGACATTTTGGTGGCCAAGGTGGATGAGAAGGCCCCCCTGGACAAGGTGTGCTTGCTGGGCTGCGGCATCTCCACGGGCTACGGAGCTGCCCTCAACACTGCCAAG GTTGAGCCTGGCTCCACCTGTGCTATTTTTGGTCTGGGTGCCATCGGCCTTGCCGTCATCATGGGCTGCAAAGTTGCTGGGGCAACCAGGATCATCGGTGTGGACATCAACCCGGACACGTTTGACGTCGCCAAGGAGTTTGGAGCCACTGAGTTTGTGAACCCCAAAGACCACAGCAAACCTATTCAGGAGGTACTAGTGGAGATGACCGACGGAGGGGTGGACTACTCCTTTGAATGCATTGGCGACGTGGGAATCATG AGGGCGGCTCTGGAGGCGTGCAACAAAGGCTGGGGCAAGAGCATCCTCATCGGGTTGGCAT GCTGGAAGAGTGTGGAGAGTGTCCCCAAACTAGTGACCGACTACATGAACAAGAAGCTGAAGGTGGATGAGTTTGTGAACCACACCTTGCCCTTTGACCAGATCAATGAGGGCTTTGACCTCCTGCATGCCGGAAAGAG ACGTCGGGTCCGGGAGCCACTACAGGCTctcacgcctcagccggctcgtcgggcTTTCATGCCTCCACCAGATCACCTGGCTCCCCTTTCTCAGCCAGCTCACCGGGCTTTCATGCCTTTGCCGGAtcgtcaggctctcatgcctcagccgggaTCACCA GATGGTATCGAGCCCATGTGGAAGGACGAGAGGAACAAGCGTGGTGGCAGGTGGCTCATCACACTGTCCAAACAGGAGCGCAGGGCCGAACTCGACCACTTCTGTCTGTGA